The sequence CCTGCGCATCTGTATATGCATGTATCTATTTATTTTAGGTTACTTACGCCATTTTTGATTGCCTATTTTTTCGGCATATATCGCATCCGGCACCGCATCACTTACTCCCTTAATTCTTTATGGTGTTGCTTTAAAGCATCGAGTTCATTCTGTATACATTCAAATTGGTTATACAATTGTAATAATTCCTCGTGGTTCATCTCCAAATTGATATCTTCACCAGTACCAGTTTTTAATTGTAACATAGCTAACGCATTTTTTGCACGCTGTTCACAGTGCGATGATATTTCTACATTTAATTTCCACGCCACATCATGTATTTCATTTGATTCATATCGTTCGCATGCTAAATTATTCATAATGGGCGTAGTTTGACGCACCCATAATCTAACAATAGCATCAATTTTTGCATCATCTTGTAATTGTAATTTTTCACGCAATTCAGAATGCAAACGCGTCGGTTTTATAACAAATGTTGTTGTACGTcgcaaaatatatgaaaatgttTTAATCATAAGTAGGAAATCAGCACGTGGAACCCCGACTAATCGTTCTAATTCTTCCAGTGCATTTTCCGGTTCGATGGCATCTGCTGTCGCAATTGGTGCCATTTGCCGATGAACAaaatttaatactgttgtaaatGTATCATACGGCAAGGCATTTATAATTTTAATACCATCTTTTGCTCTATTTAAAATAGTAAAAGAAATATACATTCATATAGTCTTACGATTATATTAATATGAAAATATAAGTGCAACAATTGTACCAGTACAGTCCCATGAACTTTGCACAtggtatattttaaatatttcactGATATTAACTTAAAACTATATCTATGCAATGAATTTCTCACCTTTCAGTAATTTTTATCCAATTTGCAGCCATTACtataaaactgaaaaatgtaattaaaacaaaacgTGTTAGTCAAAGTTCAGCGACAAATTGAATGCTTTCTCGCATGCATGGAAAAGTGCCGCCGAAAAAATTTTctgctatatatcaaaatggcGTACTGTCATGGCTGAATATGCTGAATAGCTGAGCAGTCTGACCAATCctttaaagccttccgcgatttacaaccagattgactgaatttttgtatgtgtgcgtgtcgggtatttgacgcttgccccgcgactatcaaataaaaagccattaatcaacatttgcattgagaaaccgtagtagagttgtgctttttcgttcatttcagagattcgaatctttcgttctttttctgatgaacgaacaagttgttctttttgttcatctgttctttttttttcaagcaaatttgatcaatgctgctcgcacccgcgaaaaaagccaacaagtatagatgggggtgtgtatgcagcaatgctttgtgtaggtatatttaaatgagtaatgaataaataaggtaatatatgtatatattcaagtttaataaatgtaatgattagtttcttataaaacatgtttttcataaatagtccatacatatatttttgtagcattgtcacacaaagatgaccacacatatctttagtgtaagtgtcatcatcgacattcgtgctcactgtgaatttctgcgtatgtatgtatgaatttacaatgttcgcgaacgagaagagagaaagaataacattagataaaacgagctaaaagaacaaatgaactaaaagaacaaaaagaacagaaatcgaagatctagttcacttgttcagttgagagacccggtcaattgaacaagttcagaacgaaatgaCCCAACTctaaaccgtagcgttcggacgtgaatattccgtcatcggatgatgaatttttttacttgcaactacagcagttttattaaataataaaaaaatttaattaaataataataaaagctttatattccataaagctgctaaacattgataattttcaataaattttaatatgaattgctgttcttccgcgcacttgttcattttgaatgtcgacacaaactaaatacaacactgcgttttgtcaataaCACCCCGCGATTATCAAATAAGCtggcgtcaaatgaaaaaatcaaaaatttttgattttcatcaacgtgtagccgacaacaaatacgtgtgtcacgaagccacccgactgcactaacacacacaaaattcagtcaatctggttgtaaatcgcggaaggcttttagcCACCACATCAATTTGCCATCtaccatgacggaacgatacaaggtggcagcatggtgacatacctacaaacataaataaatattcaatgtactttgtttttgtaaattcgatggacaaatgtcaaaatcgtactgcgccgaaagttgatgtatcaaatcaaataaaaaaaggttatgatcagctgtcccatgctgccaccttgtatcgttgcgccatgccatctacatacatattcatccaCCATATCAGCTACCAAAACAACACATCATGGTGGCGTCACAATCCAATTTTggatatagatgcgttcaacgctaTTTCAGACCAAATttaaggtaaggccacattaCGCTGCACTGCACTTCACTGCAAAATATGCTTTGCATGTATGCGCATggggcaattcacacctagcgtcagcagcactgcgcaACCCGGCACAGAGCGTCAAATTTGATcaactaccctacaagaatactgactatcatctgattatcagcaatgtcaacctaacaaatctgcgcctcatacaaactttctatcacaaacttaaggggacttgcgcaaatgtgatgtaaacaactgtgtacgtgtgagtttttgtctccttcttatatcTGCTGTCCTACAAgaaaccatggttcaactatatacaggttggctcatctgtaaagcaacaaaatatgtctgttcaaattgtcaaaatctgtgtattggtgttggtgcgaatggtatggaatggaaacataaaacttaacagtttttgtatgtgtaagtaaaatgttgccaatgtgttggtttcattttgagtttgccatctccttttgacaatcccttcgaccatgcaatgacattaataaaatcagctgatgagatgagccaacctgtacataattgaaccatgcaagaaacgctgatagttttactaatatactcacacttgtaattgacaatgctgatcattgtaaactttaccaagtagcgcaactatcagctgatcgctcaaaatttgcacacacacacaaacatcactaatggccatattacggaaatcttagggaaattgattaaatttttaaacagacataaaatgtaataattttggaatatatggcatctaggacaccttaattgcagtaattgaaagaaaatgtttgcttatactcaagatttaattactttttctaaatttatctttaatattgatgcaatgattgatccaatgcaactctggccttcctactgttcttcatttcactccattcgagtgcctattttcacggcctgcgagtgccttccactctattcgcaacataacctcggattcattgtaaattttaccaagtagcgcaactaacagctgatcggttaaaattcgcacattcacacgcacagttctcgactcagtttcaaaacaaaacttcgcaacataacctctacttaagctgccaaactatatagtaaacaatgctcggATTAAAGgacgaattaatggtgacttataaccagataaatcagctgatcgaacctaccttatggaaaggaatgtaatcgattaatggtgacataccataacgctaacgccatagccaatcaattggtttttggtttctcgccatatccataacgtaaaaatatttgagttggtgaatttaatattttttttagattttcttcattcttttggatacgttatgactaagatacttattttttgtggaatatgtttgtaattttttgcgttttcatcatttttatgaaattttcacgatttttaggttaaggcaccattaatcgatcacattgagatggttatggatatgggtatgattacgactatggcgttaggtttaaggaagtttaatttggctttaagctgccaaactacatAGTAAAAAAtgatgctgatcctgcgatgacgtaaacattgatactgttattgttgtagcagtgcttccctccacctaacagccgcgaccgatcacaaattgtcatcaatgtcctctaacgggagtccaaggaaacttgctgtttcaacaggggcggaccataatgaaaaggggtgttagaggcgttggttccacattacaattaaagagatgtttggtgtcatgtggggacacattgcaaccagggcatacattttgtatgtcggggttgattctggataggtaagagtttaacctgttacagtatccaaaacgaagttgagcaagagtgacacgcgtttccctgggtagtatgcgttcctcctccacaagttttgggtacttttctttgagtactggattcaccgggcaattcctgacataaaggtccgacgcctgtttgtggagttcaccaaggacctgcttgtatcttttcgcttcatacggctgggttctcaggtgaagtatttcctcaaaatgcttacgaagataactccttaagcccctaggcggtgttggctcatcaatcagatgtctgtttcgatgtccaggtttctgggtattcaacgggacctgtttggttagcatatcatttctctccctgatggggagtattctcgcctcacttagatatgtagaaattaaacaaaggtggggataggacaccaccctgtggcaccccttgtttaattcttctgaggtttgatgtttcgtttctaaattgcaccgatgcctgccgaccacccagacaatttgcggtccaccttttaagacatgggggaagggtagacccttccaggttgaTATGGTACGCATTTACgagggaagcagtaaggaaggcggtcggcatgatgtgttggtgaacagtggctagtcattgtcggctggtgCGGGTCCTTGCcgaccttactgttcctgcgccataaacagcaaaaagttcctatcatgcctatcaaaactagctgtcaaaaagcgcagagaccgactcaaaacgcttgaaattcaaaataaaacaacatccggccgaaccggatgtcacggacagaccgttggcattcaaaatctaaattcaaaaaattcaaaaaaaaaactgacgcaaaaaaaaattaccgaaccggacatgaccggttactactctgaaatcaaaattcaaaaaaactgctgaaaataaaataaaagaaccaaaaggaaaataaacaaaaagggccgaatatatagaggggcgccccgggtgttgttgcgaccccggtgctatgcccaccctcaaaatccatgggcaccgacgcacctgtatttaggtggccccttacctggtaaccctacgtgccttctaaatgatgagaaccatcagcattcccatataaaatttattaattacaattcattattaataacatatgtatgtaacttgAAAAAAATAAGGCAAGCGCGGGCTTCTTAACAAGGGTGCTACAGCATAGGCTCCAAGCCAAAACAAGACTGCTTATAAGCgccgtccaaaaaaaaaaaatttgaagtacgAACAGCTAGGGCGAAAATTCTCTAAATTTCGAAGTTGGAATTACATTAGGACATTTTATCTGGTTGCAGTTAATCATAACTTAATCAGCCACTTTCCATAGATAAATCTTGTCTTGGCTTTAACCTTCACGTTCACCGTTTAGTCTAATGTTTCTAAGCGATTACTTATAAAAAAATGCTTTTGCCTATAATtactatttttaaaaaaaagtttctttttctCCTTATACTTGGTTTGCTCAGAGCAAAACGTACCAGAACTTCGTTACATTAAAATTGACGAAGCAAGTGTATTTGTATGATTTGTAAATATACTTTGCTGAAGTTTAAATTTGCTATGGTTAGATataatttcttttctttgtttttgttaactagcaaaaaaaagttaaaatattttcattcaacaaaatataatttagaacTATAAAGTTTGAATAGAGATTTGCAAATTTCCATGTTTGGGACTCTGCTTGGCTTTGTTGTTATTAATTTCaagcaaaatttattcattaaaaaaagaaattgttttttttttttggtttttcttgttgtagccacgtatattattatattatttactttGCTTATGTTCGGTTAACGAATAATATATATAAAGTGCTATAGTAGAACTCATTTTTGAGTGTAACCTAACATCGAATCGGTATAATGCTAATGCGCCTAGTATAACGATAATAACATCTAATATGTACTAAAAGAGTATTtaccaaaagcaataaagataaaattgcgatagcaatatgtattacgtgcacgtaaatcactttcgtcttgttgttcgaaagatattgcccgccatagcgattcatatgtatatatatatatatagctatatattgcatttgaaaggtaagaaaaaatttttgaattcaaAATCCTTTGGCAATTCGTGCATACTCgacaatcgacgaatggctgctgtcgcaaaaaaaaaattcattaagtttATGGTTAAGCTTCCCAAAAtgaatcgctaaaacgtttcacgtgatagcGACGGCTTATTATCCATAAAATGTATAGAGCCAACTTCAAACATCTTAAGGTGacaaaatatattcttaaaatgatcgaaaaaaaatgtatgcttttTCTTTTTATGTAAAGCTAATGCTTAATACCTACCATTAGGTAAATGGAATTATACTAGTGaattgctgaatacaattttagtcatatttaaagagttttgattgatatattacatatataagatGCACTCTCAAATAAACGGCGTATGTTGGAATTAGTGTTAAGCGTTCTAACAGGTAAGTGCTGCTTGACCTGACTGAGAcaaactgcctgtttatttgtgaacaaacctttaaaatgtgtaaatatattaaactgtggttgcattctttaatatcgtgtcaagttgcaaaacataagtgttcatgtagtaattcttttggttagataattATTACAAGCTAAATTTAAATAGTGGCAATCAGTTATGCGTAACTTTTCTTCTATAATACGCTAAACTATCCTTGCATCTTTTATGTTgataattcttaaaaaatgtcgtaattttgacaaaaaaaaaaaaattcgatccttgtcgaatggtttacccgggctatataaaaccctctaagtaccacttggaagttcttttaactaccctgcaaaaatgctctcgtcattccacgccgtttgactagttactatacagtcataggttatattcttagtcacatttgcatgggcgtgggtaagtgtCATGACCAGAATTTCTTTGTGGGGTAATTAAATCTAAATTTATACcgtgctggtacttacatggccgacagagtacgtaccatgggtctctgccggcgtgttgtcgctggtggagttgaccttgccggtgaagttgacgctgatgttggttgtggtgcgcggtcttgggcgcgctgtgctgGTACTGTTGGGGGTTGTTGGGGGTtattgcgctctggtccgaggtgatcgagtgcacCTGGTGGCAATGAAACTTCGGAATGACTTGGTGCTAAATTTGGCTTTCGTTGTCTTACGCTgccgcgtactgctggccctggaggcggaggtgttggtttaaGAGTCTTCTCGTAATTCGCTTGACCCTGTATTGTCCTTTATGGTCCGCAAGAAATTGCAAACGGAAGATTCCAAACTGTTCGATATTAGttaaaagcttcgccacaattagaaggcgcaaaaatattcccaaaaattaTTTTGCCCGTGTGCTGACCGGGTAGTTGGTTGATAAGTAGGTGGGACTCCGTTAAACGCAAGCAGAGTGCAATTAATAGGAGCACTTTTACCAGTCAGTGTTGGTGGTTTTTCACTGCTGTTGGCTTATGTGTCGCTTCCttcatttttctttattaattttaattgacTCGCTAAGGGTATTTGCAGCTTCTATTGgccctttttgtaattttttcataaaacaaaTACTTTTGACACAAAGCAAGGTTCTTTTTTATGTATCTCTtctaatttataataaaatttttgcaagcgaCGTATAAATAAAATGTCTACCTCTTTCCATGGGCGGAACCTCAtgctaaaagaaaattttttctccctagtgatggccggtctgccTTTTCCTTCTGTTTCGATACTTTTTTATctcaactttcgccacatcactaggtgtgttcgcgtgaacacgctcccaagtggatcgtagccgttgaccgtagcagcagaccgtaataAGGTCTTGCAGTatcgtgccatggttgaccgtatcaaaagcttttgataggtctagcgctacgagtactgttctatggtgggggtttttatttaaaccgcaatttatctgggtgctgatggtatttagcgcggtggtggtgctatggagttttctgaagccgtactgatgacaggctagctgcaaatttgcttgaaagTAGGGGAgcgaaatggcttcaagcgtctttgctactggcgataggagagatatcggaccaTACGACTCTCCTAggactttagtagcgggaccaccttggccattttccagtTTTCGGGTATAActaaggtggaaagagacaggttgaagacatgcgctaagtatttgaaaccctttttccctaggcttttaagcatcggcatggctatgccatctgggcccactgttttggatggtttagcgtgaccaatggcatcttcaacctctctggcggtgatgataattggtgacgcgctgaatttatgtttatgtgcgcgtctgttggccatccgtctatctttgtcgaccgtagaatgcattacatattgacggcagaaagcgctcgcgcattttttcgaatccgacagcactttatcgccgaaggcgatggaaactttgtcattgtgcttagacggattcgatagggactttacggtggaccaaagtttacccacaccggcggAGAGGTTAAAACcttttaggtgctcctcccaattcgcccgcttgtgttcatcaacaggcaatctgatgcgttggtttatatcccttatttgggggtcacctgggtcgagctgtcttataaggtcatgttctctcgctaaatttgcggcctccgccgggaagtgaggccgaatttcggcaattctcccggcgggaatgaaacgtgacgaggcggattcaatgacctttcggaaagcacgctccccttggcgggcatcagtcgggatagggaaggcagcaaagaggttgtctgtaaaagatttgtattcctcccactttccttttttaaagtttatgaaagtgcgtttttctgtaacgatgaagtcggcggcacgctcgaacgaaataagtataggcaggtgttcggatgccaatgttaccatcggctgccagttgacgaagtttacgagttctgcgctcacgattgagatatccggcgaactgtcacagcttcctaccatacctgtgggggcgtctccgtttattgtgcagaacgtcgtgttttctatttgatccgccaacgtctcacccctactgtccgcccgcaagtttgaatgccatagatcgtgatgggcattaaagtcgcctaagataatgctattgttgccagtgagtaagacgctaatattagggcggtatccactggggcaacaggtggcaggagggatgtagatgttgatgatttctaggtttgcatcgcctgaccggacagataggccttgacgttttaagactttgtccctgcggtcgatgccaggatcaaatatatggtattgcacagagtggtgtatgataaacgcgaggccgcctccatttccgctcatgcgatcttttctgtggacattatgcccagaacaggtttgcagtgcagatcttgctgtgagtttagtctcttgaatcgcagcaatgcggatgttgtgccgctgcATGAAATCGACTaactccgtgatcttcccagttagtccattacagtttaactgcagaattctgaagtgcatagggggagacgtcg is a genomic window of Eurosta solidaginis isolate ZX-2024a chromosome 4, ASM4086904v1, whole genome shotgun sequence containing:
- the Vlet gene encoding COMM domain-containing protein 10, with translation MAANWIKITERAKDGIKIINALPYDTFTTVLNFVHRQMAPIATADAIEPENALEELERLVGVPRADFLLMIKTFSYILRRTTTFVIKPTRLHSELREKLQLQDDAKIDAIVRLWVRQTTPIMNNLACERYESNEIHDVAWKLNVEISSHCEQRAKNALAMLQLKTGTGEDINLEMNHEELLQLYNQFECIQNELDALKQHHKELRE